The Arachis ipaensis cultivar K30076 chromosome B07, Araip1.1, whole genome shotgun sequence genomic interval CTTGTCCATTACTCTTTCCTTCATCACATACTCATAATCAGGAACTTTATATTCAAAGTGTATTATTTGTTGCTGAGGGTTCGGTGTTGGCGGCGGTTGTTGTGATGGTTTGACGGAAGTAGTGATAACTCTGGGAAGCTTGACATAAAGGATGTCATTTAAAAACTTGGTGTTGATGGATTTAGTGTCAGTATCTGAAGGAATTGCAAGCTCTTTCTCAAACCTACGAATTTTAATGACTTCACCGATCTTTCTTTCACCACTCAATCTTAGCAGACCATTTGAGGTTATTTCCACCCTCGATTGCTCCTTTTTGAATCCTTCAATATCAACAATGCAAACCAATAAGTAAATAAAGACGGaagcagttttttttttttggcaataTATATATGCAATCAACACTAGGGAACATTTAATTGGTTAAAAACATGAACAATCAACTGCATAATTGAgtatggaaaagtatatggaactaaGAGGTGGTCAGCCAAAAAGTAAATAacttaactaatttataattatatttaagtgCTTAAGTATATTGAGAGGCTAATATTTTACAATGTTTTTTTTCCCATTGCAATCCAATCAAGGAAGAAATCTAAAACATTGTGTTGTATATAATATGAaattaataacaagaaattaagggcatatatatataataatataaaacaaAAGAATTTGAACCTGGAAGAAAAACAGCAAGTGTGTCACTTATTCCTTTTTCATCATCCCAAATCCAATCAAAGGATGGTTCAAATTCTTGGTATTCTAGCCGTGCATTTCCTTGTTTCAAGTTTTTTCCATCCCAATTCCAATCAATTGATGAATTCATAGACATTTTCGCCCTTGATTtggtttctctcttcttttttattattttttctttctgcTTTTGTTCTAAGATTAGGAATTTTAGTTTGAGAATGAAAATAAATATGTGGTTATGTCACTTTTGTAGACACCGGTGAAAATATGTTTTCTTCGAATTcagttcttctttttcttgcaaGATTGTTTTAGTTTAAGGGGTTTTCTTCTGtgcaagaggaaaaagaaaaggtTCTAAAGTATACTTTAATATTAAgctatattttattcttttctttatgAACAATATGTTAGGAGCAATGCTATGANNNNNNNNNNNNNNNNNNNNNNNNNNNNNNNNNNNNNNNNNNNNNNNNNNNNNNNNNNNNNNNNNNNNNNNNNNNNNNNNNNNNNNNNNNNNNNNNNNNNNNNNNNNNNNNNNNNNNNTTGGTTTTGTACAGGATTTTTATTATATAGATGGtacaaattttttaaaactatTCTAAAGATCAGTGATAAGTgtcttttgaaatttaatttcttatttaATTAATAGATATAATAATGggtcaataattataaaaaaatggttttacaaaaagaaaaaaaaatatgaaagtaaAGTACTCTGACACTCATCTCGAGTAGTGTTGCCTTTATTTAGTATTTGTacgtgttatttttttttattattttgtaattGTTTTTAAACttttcataatattttttttaattagtgaAGATGTGANNNNNNNNNNNNNNNNNNNNNNNNNNNNNNNNNNNNNNNNNNNNNNNNNNNNNNNNNNNNNNNNNNNNNNNNNNNNNNNNNNNNNNNNNNNNNNNNNNNNNNNNNNNNNNNNNNNNNNNNNNNNNNNNNNNNNNNNNNNNNNNNNNNNNNNNNNNNNNNNNNNNNNNNNNNNNNNNNNNNNNNNNNNNNNNNNNNNNNNNNNNNNNNNNNNNNNNNNNNNNNNNNNNNNNNNNNNNNNNNNNNNNNNNNNNNNNNNNNNNNNNNNNNNNNNNNNNNNNNNNNNNNNNNNNNNNNNNNNNNNNNNNNNNNNNNNNNNNNNNNNNNNNNNNNNNNNNNNNNNNNNNNNNNNNNNNNNNNNNNNNNNNNNNNNNNNNNNNNNNNNNNNNNNNNNNNNNNNNNNNNNNNNNNNNNNNNNNNNNNNNNNNNNNNNNNNNNNNCATTAACTAGAAAaagttaattattaataaatttaaaaataattaaaaataaaacaaataaaagaataatACTTACAAGTATATATTAAAGATACACATCCAAGGTAAGTGTTATAATACtgcattttctttccttttttttatagACCTATTTTTTATCACCACTATatcttaaaaaaatttcaaaacattTTAAATAGAACTTAGATCACAACAGATTAATTTTCAATCTGGTGAATTTAGGAagactttagaaaaaaaaaagatgtatagGGCCTGGTTTGGTAAAATATTTTAGAATGGTGcttgtaattttaaaaaataaattattttattttatatttgataaataaaaaaatcgtgtatttttaattttttttaaaagacaaatttattaaattatttttaaaaaaaaaagctaaaattTACCAAATTAAATCTAACTATAATTTAGTATCAACAACAATTATTAATTACTAAcataaatcccttttattctctTATACATATAAGCGGCATAATACATGCATTTGCACACACAAACATACAAATCTTAAGccatatatagaatatatatgaaCACACTATAAACATatacaatgaaataaaataacttaTTATAACTCTTGGATTTTTGGTCCTGCTCCACCAAAAGATGACTTGATAGCATTGTTAACGTAGAGCACAAGCAACACCACCAAAAACATCACCACAACCAAATTTgctattttcttttgcttcttcaattcttcaaccaATCCATAAACAGCATTCCTATACTCCTCTCCTTGCCTTGAAACCGTACTTAACCTTTtctctaaccctaaccctaatttgcTTCTTTCGCCTTCATCTTCACTCTTTTCCATTCTTCCATGCATTTCCTTAACACTAGAACTTGTACCTTCATCAATAACACCTCTCTTGTCATCCTTACCACCTTTTCTTGCAATATTATCATCATTATTCTTATTCTCTTCCAATTGTGGTATTGGTGCCGGTGCTAGTGTTGGTGCTGGAACTGGTGCAggtgcagatgctgatgcagatgcAGATGCTTTGTCTACTACTCTCTGTTTTTGTTGATCTTCATAATGAGAAATTGGTGGCTCGGGTTTTGATTGTGGTTGTGGTTGTTGTTGAGGCCTCACTGCAGGAGGTGTCGTCGGTGCTAGTGCTGGTGCTGGTactggtgttggtgttggtgttggtggttcATCAATGGAAGTGATGCGTTTGGGAAGCTTAACATAAAGGATTCCATTTTCAAATTTGGCAGAGATGGAACTTGTGTCGGTATCTGAAGGAATTGGTATCTCTTTGTAAAACTTGCGGATTTTGTTGCTATCACCAATCCTTCTTTCACCACTCAACCTTATTAAACGAGTTGAGGTTACTTGCACCCTCAATTGCTCC includes:
- the LOC107608024 gene encoding inactive protein RESTRICTED TEV MOVEMENT 2; this encodes MAMNQGNAQLEYQDIEPPYDWDHKKESDTLIVSLPGFKREQLRVQVTSTRLIRLSGERRIGDSNKIRKFYKEIPIPSDTDTSSISAKFENGILYVKLPKRITSIDEPPTPTPTPVPAPALAPTTPPAVRPQQQPQPQSKPEPPISHYEDQQKQRVVDKASASASASAPAPVPAPTLAPAPIPQLEENKNNDDNIARKGGKDDKRGVIDEGTSSSVKEMHGRMEKSEDEGERSKLGLGLEKRLSTVSRQGEEYRNAVYGLVEELKKQKKIANLVVVMFLVVLLVLYVNNAIKSSFGGAGPKIQEL